TGACAAGAGTTCATCTTTCGTAAATCTTACATCCGTATCTTTGCTTAAATAAAATTCATTATCCTCAAACATAAGTAATTGTCTTTTTTCATTGTAATCATAAAACAAATGAACATTACTATCTGTCAAAATCATGCGTTTGTTAATAACTTTAGAAAAATCATCCTGTGTTTTTCTAAACGATTCATCTACTTGTGCACTATGCTCTATCATTTTTTTAAACATTGGTACTTCTAATTTTCTTAATTTTGAGTAACTCGCATCAATTAATAATAAACCTTGCTCCTTAAATACATCGTGAGTAATGTGTTTAAATATATCACTCCACGATTCTGAAGTTTCAATGGCTTTATTTACCATATGCCTAACATCTTTAGAATGCGACGTTTCCCCAATATGTCTGAACAACTCATTTAATGCATTAATGATAAGATCTTTATCAAATGAATACTGCGACACACTTTTCTCTGGCGGCTCCATCGTACTGTATTTCACTTTATTCAACTGACGCGAAATACGATCATAAACATATGTATGATTTACTTCATCAAAGTCATGATCCTCTCCAGCAATCCAGAATACTGGAACAATTGGTGTATTTAATTTTTCACTCTGTTCTTTAGCCAATACTATAATAGAAACCATTTTATGAAATGTATACAGTGGTCCTGTGAACAAACCAGCTTGTTGTCCCCCTATAACAACTTTATGCCCTCCACGAATCTGTTCTAAATGATCCTTTTGAGTTTCAGTTAAATCTAGATCAGACATATAACTTTCTATTACATCTGCCAGCTCTGATTCTCTACCATTAGCTTCTGTGCGAGCACGTTGTTCAAAGTCATTTTGACTCCCAGGTTTATATTCATAAAAGTTCAATATTTCTTCACTATGATTTGTATATCTATCAATAAAACTATTTTGTTGATCAATAATCGTTTTCTTACAGTCCATACGAGTCTTTCTCCTTCAAAATTAATTACTACTAATAGTATAAAGATTGTAGGTAAATAAAACAATTTAACGGCTTATAATTTAAAATTTATTACAAATGAAGTATAATTAAGAAAAAGAACAAGGGGGATAATCATGTCAAAAGTAGAACATTTACAAATTAATTATAAAACTGAAGAAGATTTTGAACACTTCAGAAACTTCGGTAACGAAGGTTTATATATGGTAGAAGAATTAAAAGGTAAAATGATTGATGCTAGTTCAGATTCACCATTTTACGGTATCTACGTAGGGGATAAACTCGTTGCTAGAATGTGTTTATATCAACAAGATGAAGTTGAAAAAACGTATTTTCCAGAATTTAATGACTACCTTATCTTATGGAAATTAGAAGTTTTAAAAGATTATCAAGACAGAGGATATGGTATTCAATTATTAGACTATGCTAAGAAATTCGACTTACCAATAAAATGTATCGCACGTAATCAGTCGAAAGATTTCTT
The Mammaliicoccus sp. Dog046 genome window above contains:
- a CDS encoding N-acetyltransferase — its product is MSKVEHLQINYKTEEDFEHFRNFGNEGLYMVEELKGKMIDASSDSPFYGIYVGDKLVARMCLYQQDEVEKTYFPEFNDYLILWKLEVLKDYQDRGYGIQLLDYAKKFDLPIKCIARNQSKDFFLNHGFKDIEQQNQSGEDIVIWTPEK
- the bshC gene encoding bacillithiol biosynthesis cysteine-adding enzyme BshC, translated to MDCKKTIIDQQNSFIDRYTNHSEEILNFYEYKPGSQNDFEQRARTEANGRESELADVIESYMSDLDLTETQKDHLEQIRGGHKVVIGGQQAGLFTGPLYTFHKMVSIIVLAKEQSEKLNTPIVPVFWIAGEDHDFDEVNHTYVYDRISRQLNKVKYSTMEPPEKSVSQYSFDKDLIINALNELFRHIGETSHSKDVRHMVNKAIETSESWSDIFKHITHDVFKEQGLLLIDASYSKLRKLEVPMFKKMIEHSAQVDESFRKTQDDFSKVINKRMILTDSNVHLFYDYNEKRQLLMFEDNEFYLSKDTDVRFTKDELLSLVETYPERFSNNVVTRPVMEEYLFNTLSFVGGPSEIIYWGELKEVFNTLDIEMPIVIPRMRISYLTQESKKCLEKYNIDLDHVLINGVAQDKERFIREKASDDVLREIEEMKDSQKSFHQRLIEEIGDGYQNRKLIEKNNQIHQHQYQYLIDRYLLNVERENEISMRHFEIVEHTLHPHHGLQERVWNPVQLLNQFGMSMFSPSTYPPLSYTFEHITIEL